The window CGACATGGACCGTCGCCGCCGCCAGCAGCGCCGCCGCGGCGGGGCTGGTCAGCCACTCCAGCGCGCCCTCCATCCACCATTCGGCCATCGATTCGCCGGGATGCTGGCGCGCGTAGAGCCACACCTGCTTCGCCCCCGTGCCGAGCCGGAGATAGTCGATCGGCTGGCCGTCGAGCGACTGGCCCAGTTCGCGGTAGGCGACGCCCGGACGCGCGGCGATGCGCGCGATCAGGCGCTGGTGCATCTCCATCGTATAGGGCGCGAAATAGGCGAACCACGCGAGGTCCTGTCCCTCCGCGCCGGTCCAGTCGAACGACAGCACGCCGCCCTCGTACCGGGTGTCGATGGTGCGCCATGCGGCGAGGTCGGTCGAGGCGCGGGTGCGATAGCCCGGCCAGCCGAACGGATAGGCGCTCTGCCCCGCGTTCAGGATGCGGAACGTCACGCGCCGCCCGGCGACGCCCGCGGCGCGGAAGTAGAACCACTGGAAGAAGTCCGACTGCTGATCGTGGACGATCTCCAGGTCGCAGCGGACACGATCGCCCGACTCCTCGATGGCGACGGTGCGGATGTTGCCGCCGTCGAAGGCGGCGTTGATGGACAGCGTCATTTCACCTCGATCGTGCGGCCCGATTCGCCGGGGAAGTCCTTGAACAATGCCGACGCCAGCCGCGCGGCGACCGAGGCGGCATCCGCGTCGGGGGCGGTGGTGTCGGTCAGCGACTGCGCCTGACCCTCCCACACCGCATCGGCGCCGTGGCGGATGCGCACCGCCAGCTCGGTGACGACGCCCCAGCGCGCGGGCGAATTGCCGATCGGGAAATTGATCCCCCCGCCGATCCCGCCGCCGCCGCGCCAGCCGCCGCTGCCCGCGCCCGCGCCCAGCCCGATCCGCACCGGCGACCCGCGCGGCGGCAGCGCGCGGTCGGCGCGGGTGAAGCCGACGGTGGCGATGAAGTCGGGCTTCGCGCCCGCCGCGGGGCTGGTGAAGCCGTTCTTCAGCAGCTCGGCCTGCACCGCGGCGGCATAGGTCTTGTACTCCAGGCTGGCCGAGGAGGGGCCGGCGAGCGGCTCCACCGCGATCGTGCCGCGCTGCGCGACGGCGTCATAGTGGAAGCGCGTGGCCTCGACCGGAAAGGTCTGCGGCCCGGTGGCGCAGGCGGCGAGCGGCAGGCCCGCAAGGAGGACAAGGACGGCGCTGCGCATGACGGACCCCCGCAAAAAACGTGTATCGTTGCGACATAGCAACGCCGCAGCGACCCGCAAGCTCCGTGGGCCGCGGCCGCGAGTCAGGTTGACTTTCGCAGGCGCGCTCTCTAGGCGGCGCGCTTTCCAGATTTCCAGCCGAAGAAGCCCGTATCATGAAGATCCGCAACAGCCTGAAGTCGCTCAAGGACCGCCATCGCGACAACCGCGTGATCCGTCGCCGCGGGCGCACCTACGTCATCAACAAGACGAATCGCCGCTTCAAGGCCCGCCAGGGCTGATCGGTCTTGGGGGAGCGGTCCGGTGCCGCTTCTGCCGATACGACACCGACGTCGGTCATCTTCGACGTCGGGCACGTCCTGTACGACTGGGACCCGCGGGTCCTGTACGAGCGCCTGTTCGACAACGAACGGGCGCTCGACGCGTTCCTGTCGACGGTCGTCACGCGGGAATGGCATTTCCAGCACGACGCCGGCCGCCCCTTCGCGGAGACGTCGGCGGAGCTGAGCGCGCTCCATCCCGAACATGCCGCGATGATCGCGCTGTGGGGGCCGCGCTTTTCCGAGCAGATCCCGGGGCCGATGCCCGGCATGGCGGCGCTGGTCGACGAGCTGGAGGCAGCGGGCGTGCCGCTGTTCGCGATCACCAATTTCTCGGGCGAGTTCTTCGCCGATTTCCGCGTGCGCGAAGCGGGGATGTTCGACCGTTTCCGCGACATCGTGGTGTCGGGCGACGAGAAGATGGTGAAGCCCGACCCGGCGATCTTCCGGCTGGCGCTCGACCGATTCGGGCTGGCGCCGGCGGATGCCTGTTTCGTCGACGACAATGCCGCCAATGTCGCCGCCGCGACGGCGCTGGGCATCCGCTCGCATCTGTTCCGGGACGCCGAGACGCTGCGTCGCGAGATGGTGGCGCTGGGGCTGCTGGGCGGCTGATCCGGAACGTTCGCCGGGCCCGCGCGCTGTCGCGGCTCACCACGACGGAGCCGGATGATGGAAGACGACCGCGTATGGGCCTTCGAGGAGAGCCTGTGGACCGGCGACGCGCAGCATTACCGCGAGTCGATCGACGACAGCTGCCTGATGGTCGTGCCGATGCCGCCCTATGTGCTGGAGGGCGAGGCGGCGGTGAAGGCGGTCAGCGACACGCCGCGCTGGGACAAGGTCGCGCTGAGCGACCGCCGCATCGTGCGTCCGCAGGAAGGGCTGATCGTGGTCGGC of the Sphingomonas adhaesiva genome contains:
- a CDS encoding M14 family metallopeptidase is translated as MTLSINAAFDGGNIRTVAIEESGDRVRCDLEIVHDQQSDFFQWFYFRAAGVAGRRVTFRILNAGQSAYPFGWPGYRTRASTDLAAWRTIDTRYEGGVLSFDWTGAEGQDLAWFAYFAPYTMEMHQRLIARIAARPGVAYRELGQSLDGQPIDYLRLGTGAKQVWLYARQHPGESMAEWWMEGALEWLTSPAAAALLAAATVHVVPNMNPDGTRRGHLRTNAAGVNLNREWSHPTAERSPEVACVLAEMDRTGVTFALDVHGDEAIPANFIAGFEGIPSWTDAHGAKFTDFGRRLAAHTPDFQTEKGYDRAAPGTANLAMSTNQLAERFGAVSVTLEMPFKDHDPNPDPEFAWSGERSKTLAVSCLEVLAGMIDTL
- a CDS encoding DUF4136 domain-containing protein; its protein translation is MRSAVLVLLAGLPLAACATGPQTFPVEATRFHYDAVAQRGTIAVEPLAGPSSASLEYKTYAAAVQAELLKNGFTSPAAGAKPDFIATVGFTRADRALPPRGSPVRIGLGAGAGSGGWRGGGGIGGGINFPIGNSPARWGVVTELAVRIRHGADAVWEGQAQSLTDTTAPDADAASVAARLASALFKDFPGESGRTIEVK
- the ykgO gene encoding type B 50S ribosomal protein L36, whose product is MKIRNSLKSLKDRHRDNRVIRRRGRTYVINKTNRRFKARQG
- a CDS encoding HAD-IA family hydrolase produces the protein MGERSGAASADTTPTSVIFDVGHVLYDWDPRVLYERLFDNERALDAFLSTVVTREWHFQHDAGRPFAETSAELSALHPEHAAMIALWGPRFSEQIPGPMPGMAALVDELEAAGVPLFAITNFSGEFFADFRVREAGMFDRFRDIVVSGDEKMVKPDPAIFRLALDRFGLAPADACFVDDNAANVAAATALGIRSHLFRDAETLRREMVALGLLGG
- a CDS encoding DUF4440 domain-containing protein produces the protein MMEDDRVWAFEESLWTGDAQHYRESIDDSCLMVVPMPPYVLEGEAAVKAVSDTPRWDKVALSDRRIVRPQEGLIVVGYTAHAQRGGEGGEEGYVAHCTSTYRRLAHDEWRVVQHQQTPPLVAEVRG